DNA sequence from the Rhizobium lusitanum genome:
AGCTCTGTATCCTGAGGCTCAAGGCCCGGCTTCCCTTACGTTCCGCAGAAGGTCTGCAGCACCCGTTCCGCCGGCTGCGGTGGTTCCATGTAGGGCGCAAAGGCCGGCTGGTCTTCATAGGGCCTGGCAAGCACGGTCAACAGCGCCTCGAACAATGAAAAATCATCCTCCTCGACGGCAGCCTCGATTGCCTGTTGGATACGATGGTTGCGCGGGATGAACGCGGGGTTCACGCCCAACATCGCCTTTGCGCGCGCGGCCGGTGATTGCGGATCGCGGCCAAGCCGCTCGTGCCAGCGAGCCAGCCACGGCGCGACGGATTGCGGATCCCTGAAACTGGCGGCAAAGGCGGCCTCGTTTCCATCGCTTGCGGCAAGCACGCCAAGCCGTCGGAAGGTTAAGGTGAAATCCGCCTCCTGCTCGTGCATCACTGCGAGCAGCGACTGGATCAGATCGAGATCGCGGTCTTCTTCTGTCGCGAGGCCGATCTTCTTGCGCATTCCGGCAAGCCAATAGGTCTGGAAGCGCTCGCCATAGGCCTTGATCACTCCATTCGCCAGTTCGACGGCGGTATCGAGCGTCGGATCGATCAGCGGCAGCAACGTCTCGCCGAGCCGCGCGAGGTTCCATTGGCTGATGGCCGGCTGGTTGGCATAGGCGTAGCGGCCCTGGCGGTCGATCGAGGAAAAGACGGTTGCGGGATCGTAGGCGTCCATGAAGGCGCAGGGGCCGAAATCGATCGTCTCGCCGGAAATGGTCATGTTGTCGGTGTTCATCACGCCATGGATGAAACCCACATGCAGCCAACGCGCGATCAGGGACGCCTGCCGGTCGGCCACGGCTTCGAGCAGCGCCAGATAGCGGTTCTGGCGATCTTTGATCTCCGGATAATGCCGGTCGACCACGTGGTCGGCGAGGATGCGCAGATTATCCGTATCGCCACGAGCGGCGAAATACTGGAAGGTGCCGACACGGATATGGCTTGCCGCGACGCGAGTGAAGACTGCGCCGGGCAATGCCCCTTCGCGATAGACCCGCTCACCGGTGGTGACTGCCGCCAGCGCCCGTGTTGTGGGAATGCCGAGCGCATACATGGCTTCGCTAACGATATATTCGCGCAGGACTGGCCCTAGAGCTGCCCGTCCGTCACCGCGGCGTGAAAACGGCGTCGGCCCAGCGCCCTTGAGCTGAATATCGCGGCGCTTGCCGTTGCGGTCGATGACCTCGCCAAGCAGGATCGCCCGGCCATCGCCAAGCTGCGGCACGAAGCCGCCGAACTGGTGGCCGGCATAGGCCATGGCAAGCGGTTGGGAGCCAGGCAGCAGCGCGTTGCCGGAAAAGATCGCCGCTCCATCCTGTTCCAGAGCCTTGGCCTCCAGCCCAAGCTCCTGTGCGAGCGCCGCGTTGAACTTGATCAGCCGGGGCGCGGCAACCGGAGTCGGAGCCTGTTCCGCGAAGAACTGCGGAGGCAGGCGCGCGTAGCTGTTGTCGAACGGTATGGACGGTGCCTCAAGCACCGGATTGTCGCGGAGAGAAGAGCTCATAGGTCTAAGGTAGGGCCGGCGGGAATGCGGCGCAAGGCGCTTGTCCAAAGTAGGGAAAATCCTACTTTATCCTGCCAAGGATAGGAGTTTGCCATGAACGAGAAACTCAGCATCTCGCTCCCCAGCGAAATGGTCGCCGCCATCAAGAGCCGCGTCGATGCCGGGGCCTATGCCTCCACGAGTGAAGTTCTACGTGCTGCTGTCAGGGTCTGGCTGCGGGAAGAGGAAGAATATCAGGAACGGATCGCGACGATCCGCCAGAAGGTCAAGGCATCGCTGGATGATCCGAGGCCAAATTTGAGTGGGAGGAAGTCGAGCAATGTTTGGAAACCTGTTTTCGACAGGCCGAGCGTGGCTCGTAGTAGGAGGTACTGATTGTGCGCTTAAACCAAGTAACGGTTACGATGCCGGATTTGAACGCGGGGTGGGATTTCTATTGTGCCCTGGGCCTCAAGCCGATCGTTGATGCTCGCCCCCGATATGCGCGATTTGTTTGCCCAGACGGAGAAAGCACCTTTTCCTTGCATCAGGGCGAGAAGGGCGGCGGCGGGACGACGGTCTATTTCGAGTGCGACAATCTCGATGCAACCGTCGATGCGCTCAAAGCCTCCGGTATTCGCTTCACAAGCGGACCCGAAGACAAAAAATGGCTATGGCGCGAAGCCGAGCTCTTCGATCCCGGAGGAAATCGCGTCCTCCTTTATTTTGCCGGGACCAATCGGATCGATCCTCCCTGGCAAGTCCCCGCGCAATGATGCGAAGCGCGCCCTAGCTCTCCTCCATCTCCCGCGCCATTTCCACCAGTTTCCTCACCGTATTGAGGTTCCGCGCCGTCCCAAGCTTCAGCACCGGCAGCTTCAGTTTCGAGCGGCCGGAGCCATCGGGATAGTGGATATAAATTTCCTTGCCGGCAACATGCACCTCTTCGCCATCAGGCGCTACGAGCTTGTCCAGAGCATCGGCGAGTGCGGGTTCCGGCAGGAAGGTGACGAGCAGATAGTTCGGCTTGGCATGCGGGAAGGGTGAGTGTTTGGCCACCGCTTGCAGGGGCTTGCCGGCTGCGCAGGATCACACCCGGCGATTTGCCCATCTTGCGCGCCAACGCCTCTTCCAGGCGCACACGCACTGTCGCCTCGTTCTCATCAGAACGGAAGAGCACATTGCCGCTCTGGATATAAGTCTTCACGTCGGTAAAGCCGATGCCCTCACATAGGACCTTCAACTCCGCCATCGGCAGAGTGCCCGTGCCGCCGACATTGACGGCACGCAGCAGGGCGATATGGACTGGCATCGGCTCCTCCCGATGTTCGCTTACATCTTGCCGGCGACCTTGATGGCGAAGCCGTATTCGAAGGCGATCTCTTCCAGCCGCTGGAAGCGGCCCGATGCGCCACCGTGACCGGCGTCCATATTGGTCTTGAGGAGAATCGGTGCGTCGCCGGTGGTCTTCTCACGTAGCTTGGCGACCCATTTTGCCGGTTCCCAATAGGTAACGCGCGGGTCCGTCAGGCCGCCGAGCGCCAGGATCGGCGGGTAGGGCTTTTCTCCGACATTGTCATAGGGGCTGTAGGCGGCGATCTGCTCATACTCTTCCTGGCTGTCGATCGGATTGCCCCATTCCGGCCATTCCGGCGGAGTCAGCGGCAGGGTGTCGTCCAGCATGGTGTTGAGCACGTCGACGAAGGGAACGGCGGCGATGACGCCGGCGAATTTATCCGGCGCCATGTTGGCGACAGCACCCATCAGCATGCCGCCGGCCGAACCGCCCTCGGCGATGATGTTCGCGTAGGACGTGAACTTCTGTTGATTCAGATAGTCGGCCGCTGAGATGAAGTCCTTGAAGGTATTGGTCTTCTTCTCCATCTTGCCGTCTTCGTACCAGGCAAAGCCCTTGTCCTTGCCACCGCGGATATGGGCGACGGCATAGACGAAGCCACGATCGGCGAGCGACAGGCAATTGGTATTGAAGCCAGCCGGAATGGTGACGCCGTAAGCGCCGTAACCATAGAGCAGGCAGGGTGCCGTGCCGTCGAGCGGAGTATCCTTGCGATAGAGCAGGGTGACCGGCACGGTTTCGCCGTCCCATGCCGGCGCGAAGACGCGGCGGGTGACGTAATCATCCGGATTATGGCCGGAGGGAACCTCCTGCGTCTTCAACAAAGTGCGCTCGCGCGTCACCAAATTGTAGTCGTAGAGCTGGCTTGGCGTCGTCATCGAGGAATAGGAGAAACGGATGACGTCAGTGTCGTATTCTGCGGCGCCCTGTAGACCCAGCGAATAGGCTTCTTCGTCGAAGGCAATCGCATGTTCCTCGCCGGAGACGCGGTCGCGGATGACGATGCGGGGCAGGCCGTCCTTGCGCTCCAGCCAAATGAGGTGGCGGGCATAGGCCATATGGCTGAGGATCAGCGTGCCCGGCTTGTGAGCCACGACATCGCGCCAGTTTTCCTTGCCCGGCTTGTCAACCGGCGTCTCCATGATCTTGAAATCCTTGGCGTCACCGTCATTGGTGAGGATGTAGAAGACGTCGCCGCCTTCCGCCATTTCATATTCGATACCGGTATCGCGCTCGGCCACCAGCTTCGGCTCGGCGGTCAGGTCCGAGGTCGGGATCAGGCGGTATTCGCTGGTCTCGTGATCGTGGATGTCGATGAAGATGAAGTCGTCGAGCAAGGAGCCGCCGACGCCCATGAAGAAGCCAGAATCCTCTTCCTCATAGACCAGCCGGTCTTCCGATTGCGGCGTGCCGACAATGTGATGGAATATCTTCGACGGACGATGATTTTCGTCCTGTAGCGTATAGAAGAAGCTCTTGCCGTCAGGCGCCCAGACGCCGTCGCCGCCGGTATTCTCGATCACGTCGGCAAGGTCCTCGCCGGTGTCGAGGTTGCGGACCTTCAGCGTGAAATATTCCGAGCCCTTGTCGTCATAGCCCCAGATGCCGTGGCTATGGTCGGTGGAATGATCGATGCCGGAGAGGCGGAAATAGGACTTGCCCTCATTCTCCTTGTCGCCATCGAGAAGCAGCTTGCGGTCGCCACCGTCGCGTGGCTCGCGGAAATAATGCGGCTGCTCGCCGCCGGTGACGAAGAGCGTGCCGTAGGCATAGGGGCCGTCCTTGACCGGCACGGAGCTGTCGTCCTCCTTGATCCGGCCCTTCATTTCGGCAAACAGCAGCTTCTGCAGCTCTTTCGTGTCCGCCATGGCGGCGTTCATATAGGTATTTTCAGCCTCCAGATGCGCGCGGATTTCCGGATCGAGGATCGACGTGTCCTTGAACATCGCCTGCCAGTTGTCGGCGCGCAGCCAGGCGTAATCGTCGCTGCGAGTGATGCCATGGCGCGTATCCGTGACCGGCTTCTTCGGCGCGGTGGGCGGGGTGGGGAGGCTTTTGAATGAAGACACTGGAGGGCTTTCTCTGAGTGAAAGTCGGGTATGCGATGAAAGAGAAATAGAGGGCGCTCGGTCGAGGTTCAAGCGGCAATTGCCCGCTCAAGCCTCAGGCAAGCGGATGATCCTAACTTCGTGCCGCGCTGGCGATGGTGGTACGGTCCCGCGCAGGCCTGCCTTGATGTGACCACATTCTTTAACGAAGTCCGCTTGGCGCTGCGTCGATAACAAGTGTTTCTTGGAAACGCTTTCCCAGTGGAACAGATGCAGCCCAGCCCGGAAAACAGACAAATGAGGGACCGGTCTTCATGCTGAAATTCGTCGCCATTCTCGTGCCTTTGGCCTCCATCGCAACCTCGGCGTTCGCCGTCGATGCGACCATGAAGAAGGAGCTCGAAAAGCTCGATCCTTCCGAGCGGATGGAGCAGGCCTGCGATGCGGAAGCGATGAAGCGGATCGGCACGGAGAAGACCGGCTTCAAGCCGGACAAGGTAATCGCCTATACCTTCAGCGACCCGAATATGGAGCCGAATTCGATGAATGCTGCCGGCGCTGTCTTCCGCAGCAAGGGCGATTGGTATCATCTCTCCTATAAATGCGCGACCGACCCTGAGCACGTTGAGGTGCGGAATCTCAGCTTTCAGATCGGCGACAAGGTGCCGCGCGATAGCTGGCAGAAATACTATCTCTACGACTGATGCCCTCAGCGCCTTTCGTGGCGCTCCAGGCGGTCGAGTTCAGAGAGGATGTGCTCTTGCACATCGGGGCTTTGGCGGGAGACGGCATCCGTCAATTCGCGTAGCGTCGATCTCAGCCCATGAAGCTGATCCACCAGATCCATGACCAGATCGACGCCCGGCTCATTGACGCCCATGGCGTTGATCAAATCGAGAATCAACTGTCCACGCGCGAGGTCGGCATCGCGAAAATCCCGGCCTTCTTCCGTGGTTTCAGGAATGAGCCAGCCTTGGCCAATCCAGACTTCCAGCACTGTGACATCAATCTCGAGGCGCAGACGAAACTCGCTCTCGTTCATCGCTCAGTCTCCCATGGTCTTTCTGGGATCATGCGTCTTGCCCGCCTGCCAATCGGATACCAGGGCAGTAAGCTCGGCGTCCGGCTCGTCCGGCAAGACGATCTTCAGTGAAACATAGGCGTCGCCGGCGTCTTTGCCACGGACGGGCACGCCTTTGCCCTTCAGCCGCAAGACCTTGCCAGTGTTGGAGTTCGGCTGGAGTGTGATGGTCACCGGGCCGGAGGGCGTGGGTACGCGGACCTTGCCGCCAAGCACTGCTTCCGTCAGCGAGATCGGCAATTCCAGCCTGATATCGTCGCCGTCGCGGGTGAAGAAGCGGTGCGGCCGCACATGCACCTCAATCAGCGCATCGCCCGGAGCGCCGCCGCCAGAACCGTGGTCGCCCTTGCCGCGCAGGCGCAGCGTCTGCCCGTCCTTGGTTCCTGGTGGTATCTGTACATCGAGCGCGGGTCCGTCCGGCAGGCTGATCTGCTTTTTCGTGCCGTTAACAGCGTCGAGAAAGTCGACCTCCATGGAATATTTACGATCCTGACCCTGCATTGCGGACTGGCCTCGGCTGCGACGTGAAAAGAAGCTGGAAAGTATATCGTCGGTATCGCCGAAATCGGCAAAGCCACCAGTGTTGCGGTAGGGACCGCGTTGGCCTTCGCCCCCCGCGTAGTCACGATAATAGTTACGGGCCTGCTTCTCCGCGCCGCTGCCGTCGATCTCGCCGCGGTCGAAGCGCGCGCGCTTCTCCTCGTCCCCGACGATGCCATAGGCCGCGGAGACTTCCTTGAATTTTTCCTCGGCTTTCTTGTCGCCGGGGTTGAGATCTGGATGCAGCTTTTTCGCAAGCTTGCGATATGCGCTTTGGACGTCCTTTTGCGGGGCGTCCCGTTTTACGCCCAGAATGTCATAGGGATCACGACTCATGAATGGTTCCCTTTGGGAGCGCAGGAAATATGCAGATAGTAATACGCCGGCTTCGGGTCAATCCTATCATAGATGAGGGAGCTTCGAAGCAGCGACTGCGGTAGAATGACTATAGACACATTTTCGATGGGAAATGACCCTCTTGCCGGCACATCGCCATATTTCGGTCGCCTTGCCAGAGGATGGCGGGCGCGAAGGGAAAGGCCCTATGGCAATCGCGCGCTTTTTCCGCCAAAGTTGATTTCGCTCGATCCGATCGGTGGATACTGATGAACCGCTTTCTGTTGACGTCCGTATTCTTAGCTGCCGCTGTACCGGCCGCCTATGCTACCGGGCAGGCGACTCAGCCCGCCGGCTGGCCCCCGCTGCCGCCGAAGGAAGCTGTTTCGAACGTCAAGCTGGTCGAGCCGCATCTGCACGTCAATCGCGCCGGCAAGGGCGCGCCGCGTATCGCACTCACCTTCGATGCCTGCATGGGCAAG
Encoded proteins:
- a CDS encoding protein adenylyltransferase SelO, translating into MSSSLRDNPVLEAPSIPFDNSYARLPPQFFAEQAPTPVAAPRLIKFNAALAQELGLEAKALEQDGAAIFSGNALLPGSQPLAMAYAGHQFGGFVPQLGDGRAILLGEVIDRNGKRRDIQLKGAGPTPFSRRGDGRAALGPVLREYIVSEAMYALGIPTTRALAAVTTGERVYREGALPGAVFTRVAASHIRVGTFQYFAARGDTDNLRILADHVVDRHYPEIKDRQNRYLALLEAVADRQASLIARWLHVGFIHGVMNTDNMTISGETIDFGPCAFMDAYDPATVFSSIDRQGRYAYANQPAISQWNLARLGETLLPLIDPTLDTAVELANGVIKAYGERFQTYWLAGMRKKIGLATEEDRDLDLIQSLLAVMHEQEADFTLTFRRLGVLAASDGNEAAFAASFRDPQSVAPWLARWHERLGRDPQSPAARAKAMLGVNPAFIPRNHRIQQAIEAAVEEDDFSLFEALLTVLARPYEDQPAFAPYMEPPQPAERVLQTFCGT
- a CDS encoding ribbon-helix-helix domain-containing protein; translation: MNEKLSISLPSEMVAAIKSRVDAGAYASTSEVLRAAVRVWLREEEEYQERIATIRQKVKASLDDPRPNLSGRKSSNVWKPVFDRPSVARSRRY
- a CDS encoding VOC family protein, with translation MRLNQVTVTMPDLNAGWDFYCALGLKPIVDARPRYARFVCPDGESTFSLHQGEKGGGGTTVYFECDNLDATVDALKASGIRFTSGPEDKKWLWREAELFDPGGNRVLLYFAGTNRIDPPWQVPAQ
- a CDS encoding S9 family peptidase, whose amino-acid sequence is MSSFKSLPTPPTAPKKPVTDTRHGITRSDDYAWLRADNWQAMFKDTSILDPEIRAHLEAENTYMNAAMADTKELQKLLFAEMKGRIKEDDSSVPVKDGPYAYGTLFVTGGEQPHYFREPRDGGDRKLLLDGDKENEGKSYFRLSGIDHSTDHSHGIWGYDDKGSEYFTLKVRNLDTGEDLADVIENTGGDGVWAPDGKSFFYTLQDENHRPSKIFHHIVGTPQSEDRLVYEEEDSGFFMGVGGSLLDDFIFIDIHDHETSEYRLIPTSDLTAEPKLVAERDTGIEYEMAEGGDVFYILTNDGDAKDFKIMETPVDKPGKENWRDVVAHKPGTLILSHMAYARHLIWLERKDGLPRIVIRDRVSGEEHAIAFDEEAYSLGLQGAAEYDTDVIRFSYSSMTTPSQLYDYNLVTRERTLLKTQEVPSGHNPDDYVTRRVFAPAWDGETVPVTLLYRKDTPLDGTAPCLLYGYGAYGVTIPAGFNTNCLSLADRGFVYAVAHIRGGKDKGFAWYEDGKMEKKTNTFKDFISAADYLNQQKFTSYANIIAEGGSAGGMLMGAVANMAPDKFAGVIAAVPFVDVLNTMLDDTLPLTPPEWPEWGNPIDSQEEYEQIAAYSPYDNVGEKPYPPILALGGLTDPRVTYWEPAKWVAKLREKTTGDAPILLKTNMDAGHGGASGRFQRLEEIAFEYGFAIKVAGKM
- a CDS encoding DUF930 domain-containing protein, with the protein product MLKFVAILVPLASIATSAFAVDATMKKELEKLDPSERMEQACDAEAMKRIGTEKTGFKPDKVIAYTFSDPNMEPNSMNAAGAVFRSKGDWYHLSYKCATDPEHVEVRNLSFQIGDKVPRDSWQKYYLYD
- a CDS encoding chaperone modulator CbpM; protein product: MNESEFRLRLEIDVTVLEVWIGQGWLIPETTEEGRDFRDADLARGQLILDLINAMGVNEPGVDLVMDLVDQLHGLRSTLRELTDAVSRQSPDVQEHILSELDRLERHERR
- a CDS encoding DnaJ C-terminal domain-containing protein; this encodes MSRDPYDILGVKRDAPQKDVQSAYRKLAKKLHPDLNPGDKKAEEKFKEVSAAYGIVGDEEKRARFDRGEIDGSGAEKQARNYYRDYAGGEGQRGPYRNTGGFADFGDTDDILSSFFSRRSRGQSAMQGQDRKYSMEVDFLDAVNGTKKQISLPDGPALDVQIPPGTKDGQTLRLRGKGDHGSGGGAPGDALIEVHVRPHRFFTRDGDDIRLELPISLTEAVLGGKVRVPTPSGPVTITLQPNSNTGKVLRLKGKGVPVRGKDAGDAYVSLKIVLPDEPDAELTALVSDWQAGKTHDPRKTMGD